One window of the Wolbachia endosymbiont of Encarsia formosa genome contains the following:
- a CDS encoding TA system antitoxin ParD family protein, with translation MSITVNLDGEFEKIVQSHSVLQNRSVPQQIEHWAKIGQIVEDNPELSYNIIKEILSGIEDIKSGNVEKYKSTKF, from the coding sequence ATGAGTATAACAGTAAATCTTGATGGGGAATTTGAGAAGATAGTGCAGTCTCATTCCGTATTGCAAAATCGTTCTGTACCGCAACAAATCGAGCATTGGGCTAAGATTGGTCAGATTGTTGAAGATAACCCTGAGCTAAGCTATAATATTATCAAAGAAATCCTTTCAGGCATTGAGGATATCAAGTCAGGTAATGTTGAGAAGTATAAGTCCACAAAATTTTGA
- a CDS encoding type II toxin-antitoxin system RelE/ParE family toxin, whose product MYKFSIFNQLTLLAYIHNEQNNILTLLAFAPHENFYRDLKKQV is encoded by the coding sequence GTGTATAAATTCTCTATTTTTAATCAACTGACATTATTAGCCTATATTCACAACGAACAAAATAACATATTAACACTTCTTGCATTTGCTCCACACGAAAATTTTTATAGAGATTTGAAAAAACAAGTGTAG
- a CDS encoding DUF2163 domain-containing protein: protein MQTKLKNHLAGELLTIATCWKLTLVGGKVMGFTDYDEDLNVNNILYKSSSGFTASSIILNSDLRTDNLEIEGILNSADIKEKDVLSGRYDFANIEIFLVNYKDLSQGIMNLHAGTFSKVTLNSGRFIAEIRGITTKLERSITELYSPVCRAQFCDDRCKADAKKFSRMSTITTVIDERRFEDTNLIESDGYYKHGVFSSATFEVVVKEYKNKVVTLFASPPYQISTGDKYSILAGCDKAFLTCKNKFNNTVNFRGEPYIPVV, encoded by the coding sequence ATGCAAACCAAATTAAAAAACCATTTAGCTGGAGAATTACTTACCATCGCTACTTGCTGGAAATTAACACTTGTAGGTGGGAAAGTAATGGGATTTACCGACTATGACGAAGATTTAAATGTCAATAATATACTCTATAAATCTTCAAGTGGGTTTACAGCTAGTAGCATAATATTAAATAGCGATTTGAGAACTGATAATCTAGAAATTGAAGGAATATTAAATAGTGCCGATATTAAAGAAAAAGATGTTTTATCAGGAAGGTATGACTTTGCAAATATTGAAATATTTCTTGTGAATTATAAAGATTTGAGTCAGGGAATTATGAATTTGCATGCAGGAACTTTTAGTAAAGTAACATTAAATAGCGGGAGGTTTATCGCTGAAATTAGAGGTATTACGACAAAGCTTGAGAGAAGCATAACAGAGCTATATTCTCCTGTATGCAGGGCACAATTTTGCGATGATAGATGTAAAGCTGATGCTAAAAAGTTTAGTAGAATGAGCACAATTACTACAGTGATAGATGAAAGAAGATTTGAAGACACTAATTTAATCGAAAGCGATGGATATTATAAGCACGGAGTGTTTAGTTCAGCAACATTTGAAGTTGTAGTTAAAGAATACAAAAATAAAGTAGTTACATTATTTGCTTCTCCTCCATATCAAATTTCTACCGGAGATAAATATTCGATACTTGCAGGTTGTGATAAAGCGTTTTTAACGTGCAAAAACAAGTTTAACAATACTGTGAATTTCCGTGGCGAACCATATATACCAGTTGTTTAG
- a CDS encoding IS630 transposase-related protein yields MYRWLKKKAAGESLKPSKNGSFIRKIDPKILKEYVTKNPDHTLAEMKRNLGFGIHSIWYRLKQLRITLKKSHTISRAQSRR; encoded by the coding sequence CTGTACCGCTGGTTAAAAAAGAAAGCTGCTGGTGAAAGCCTCAAGCCATCTAAAAACGGCAGCTTTATTCGAAAAATAGACCCAAAAATACTCAAAGAATATGTTACAAAGAATCCAGATCATACTCTGGCAGAGATGAAACGAAATCTTGGATTTGGAATACATTCAATTTGGTATAGACTAAAACAGCTAAGAATTACTTTAAAAAAAAGTCACACTATATCAAGAGCGCAATCAAGAAGATAG
- a CDS encoding transposase, protein MDNATFHKTPTTRSLIESFGCHLLYLPTYSPDLNPHFYPQIKK, encoded by the coding sequence ATGGATAATGCTACATTTCATAAGACTCCTACAACAAGGTCATTAATAGAATCTTTTGGCTGTCATTTGCTCTATCTTCCAACATATTCACCAGATTTGAATCCTCACTTTTACCCACAAATAAAAAAGTGA
- a CDS encoding transposase DNA-binding-containing protein: protein MSEVSTNVQYTDGLGDKWLERELKHVNLGNTRLNKRLIKTGYCIEGKASGSINQSCSGWKEAKGAYRLFSNEKLKDKEIYSSHYKETMERMKGNQFVFSVQDTSYLDFDSHIKTKRLGSISKAYTKNKMGLLLHSALIVSKGRIAFRSIFSTMLGTFY from the coding sequence ATGAGTGAAGTAAGTACAAATGTGCAATATACTGATGGCTTAGGGGATAAATGGCTGGAAAGAGAGTTAAAACACGTTAATTTAGGAAATACAAGACTTAATAAGAGACTTATTAAAACAGGATATTGTATAGAGGGTAAGGCGTCTGGATCAATTAATCAAAGCTGTAGTGGATGGAAAGAAGCTAAGGGTGCATACAGATTATTTAGCAATGAAAAGCTTAAGGATAAGGAAATTTATTCTTCCCATTACAAAGAAACTATGGAGAGAATGAAAGGAAATCAGTTTGTTTTTTCAGTTCAAGATACAAGTTATTTGGATTTTGACTCTCATATAAAAACCAAGAGGCTAGGTAGTATTTCTAAAGCTTATACGAAGAATAAAATGGGTTTACTGTTGCACAGTGCCTTAATAGTCAGCAAAGGAAGGATTGCCTTTAGGTCTATCTTCTCAACAATGTTGGGCACGTTCTATTAG
- a CDS encoding IS4 family transposase, whose product METCTKILSNEEWKALFIREHKVATLPEEPPKIKQAIIWLGKLGGFMNRKSDNLPGAMTLWRGYENLKESIVMLHIMTSQNCG is encoded by the coding sequence ATGGAAACCTGTACTAAAATTTTAAGCAATGAAGAGTGGAAGGCCCTTTTCATACGTGAGCATAAAGTAGCTACATTGCCAGAAGAACCTCCAAAAATAAAACAAGCTATTATTTGGTTAGGAAAATTAGGTGGATTTATGAATAGAAAAAGTGATAATTTACCAGGGGCTATGACTCTATGGCGGGGCTATGAAAATCTTAAGGAGAGCATAGTTATGCTTCACATCATGACCTCTCAAAATTGTGGGTAA
- a CDS encoding DEAD/DEAH box helicase, with protein sequence MGSISNQEKQSIISSLEEINCKLQGESIKLDDTKESIIVARRKPVVEGILEHLKKPSIANCNVMIDAETGFGKTYDIVILSHVLAQAGFHHLVAVPSSDLVNQAKKMMSSAFTVNIRTPKTAEEIKNALKATKPTTIIVTHDLLLQQENDRKFKDQNTKLWISVDEADSINKQKDFENMCKLDEDYPTTYLTATPKRRILNRCGKVISPTRLSRSCIGNAIETASVITKTNRRANFTLALVVNIATSIISLAILFPIINSNVAAVIGLTSDYWLYSALIGNLYYTISMFIFGIVMLPICWVLTKATGVESKELLSRFLANVRSLFTREKSSPAHEYVEESEEVFNYNKLVDTDDLLTSIRWNVQSPIGESALLLADDVNSIVNLNFALQGRDNLVYEGSTRYEVYNKFQPEGISYQDYRLKLREANFISCVKNQHPSLTEEQISELKEKVDFSSTLNI encoded by the coding sequence GTGGGTTCTATCAGCAATCAAGAAAAGCAAAGTATTATAAGTAGCTTAGAAGAAATCAACTGTAAGTTGCAAGGTGAATCTATAAAACTTGATGATACAAAGGAATCTATAATAGTAGCACGTCGTAAACCTGTTGTTGAAGGGATATTGGAACATCTCAAAAAACCTTCCATTGCTAACTGTAATGTTATGATCGATGCAGAAACTGGATTTGGTAAGACTTACGACATTGTAATACTGAGTCATGTATTAGCCCAAGCAGGATTTCATCATCTGGTTGCAGTACCAAGCAGTGATCTAGTAAACCAAGCTAAAAAAATGATGAGTAGTGCATTTACTGTAAACATTAGGACACCTAAAACTGCCGAGGAAATTAAAAATGCACTGAAGGCAACTAAACCTACAACAATTATAGTGACACATGACCTGTTATTGCAGCAAGAAAATGATCGTAAATTTAAAGACCAAAATACCAAGTTGTGGATTAGTGTTGATGAAGCAGACAGTATTAACAAGCAGAAGGATTTTGAGAATATGTGCAAGCTTGATGAGGATTATCCTACAACTTACCTAACTGCAACACCAAAGAGAAGGATTTTAAATAGATGCGGAAAAGTTATCAGCCCGACAAGATTGAGTAGAAGTTGTATTGGAAACGCCATCGAAACAGCAAGTGTTATTACAAAAACCAATAGGAGAGCAAATTTCACTCTAGCATTAGTCGTGAATATTGCTACCTCCATAATATCTTTAGCTATATTGTTTCCTATTATAAATAGTAACGTTGCTGCTGTAATTGGTCTAACTTCAGATTATTGGCTGTATTCTGCTTTGATTGGAAACTTATATTATACAATTTCTATGTTTATATTTGGTATAGTAATGTTGCCAATTTGTTGGGTACTAACTAAAGCAACTGGTGTAGAGTCAAAAGAACTGCTTTCTAGATTTCTTGCTAACGTGCGTAGCTTATTTACTAGAGAAAAATCTAGCCCAGCTCATGAGTATGTTGAAGAAAGCGAAGAAGTTTTTAATTACAATAAGCTTGTTGATACCGATGATTTATTAACTTCTATAAGATGGAATGTGCAAAGCCCAATTGGAGAAAGTGCTCTGCTTTTAGCTGATGATGTAAATAGTATAGTTAATCTTAACTTTGCGTTGCAGGGTAGAGATAATTTAGTATATGAAGGTAGTACACGTTATGAAGTGTATAATAAATTTCAGCCTGAAGGGATATCTTATCAAGACTATAGGCTCAAGTTACGCGAAGCGAACTTTATAAGCTGCGTTAAAAATCAACATCCTAGTCTGACAGAAGAGCAGATATCTGAATTAAAAGAAAAGGTGGATTTCAGTAGTACTCTGAATATCTAA
- the rimM gene encoding ribosome maturation factor RimM (Essential for efficient processing of 16S rRNA), with the protein MNICLGIITSPHGIKGAVKVKTFTEKPENIFLYGELIIGSENYKISLVSVVSNNLVIATISGVNSRNEAELFRNKKLYIERNKLPQLNDEDEFYQDDLVNMEVRLESNELYGYVKSMHNFGSGDILEILVISTKKNIMLSFTKETFPHINIKEGYIVINMPEFID; encoded by the coding sequence ATGAATATATGCCTCGGAATAATTACTTCTCCCCATGGAATCAAAGGAGCTGTCAAAGTAAAAACCTTTACTGAAAAGCCCGAAAATATTTTCCTATATGGTGAACTAATAATCGGAAGTGAAAATTATAAAATAAGCTTGGTGTCTGTTGTCAGTAATAATTTAGTAATAGCAACAATTAGCGGTGTGAATTCCCGTAATGAAGCAGAACTTTTTAGAAATAAAAAGTTATATATAGAAAGAAATAAGCTACCACAGTTAAATGATGAGGATGAATTTTACCAAGATGATCTTGTGAATATGGAAGTAAGACTAGAGAGTAATGAATTATACGGCTATGTGAAGTCTATGCATAATTTCGGCTCGGGGGATATATTAGAAATTTTGGTTATCAGCACAAAAAAAAACATTATGCTATCTTTCACTAAAGAAACATTTCCACATATAAATATAAAGGAAGGGTATATAGTGATCAATATGCCAGAATTTATTGACTAA